GGGCAAATGGGGGCATTCGCAGACCGTTCTGATGATTTCTTTGTATGGCTACTGCACAACGAAGGATATTGGAGGGAGCAAAGCCCCTATTATAAGCACCTGAGCATCTCTCCTTATGGCTTCCTTCCCCGCCATCTCTATGGCCTATACTTAGCTGACCTCCTAAAAAAGACCCTTGCGCAAGCTCAAACGAAGGGTATAGAAGTTGAGGTGCACCCTCAAGAAATCATAGGCGCCACAACAACGCCTAGCGAATCGTGGGTTTTGCAGGCAATGGATGGCTCCCAATACATTACTGATTACATCGTAATCTCTACCGGCGTCTCCCCTACCAAAAGATTTTCCTTTGAAACAGCTCAGCTAATTGAATCAAAAAGATATTTCCATAGCATTTGGAATAAAGCCTTTTATACTAACACCTTCGATTGTGATTCTGTAGCTATCATAGGATCCGGCTTAACGGCTGTCGACGCACTCGCGAGCTTATATGCAGCAAAATATCCAGGTAAAATCACTGTTATATCCAAACACGGTCACTTCCCGCTAGCGCACCCCATACACCCTCCGGTGCCGCTAAAAGACTTCTTAATAGACAGTACCCCTAAAGATGGGATCGTCCTCTTAGATGAAATACGTAACCTCCTAGCTTGCGGTGTAGACTGGATACAGTTGATAGATACCCTCCGTCCTTATACTTCCGTGCTTTGGCAAAGTTCCTCAAAAAAAGCTAAACAACAGTTTATGCGGCATCTATTCTCTTTGTGGAATAAGCATAGACATCGCATGGCTCCTGAAAACAGTCAGATGATCCAAAATATGATCAGCAGCGGACAGCTCCAAGTTATGGCAGGTAATGTGCAAAATGTCGAATTACTGGATGATCAGAGATACAATATTAGTTACTCTTCCGGTAAATCTTTTGAAACTGACTGCGTACTGAATTGCACAGGTCCCAGCTATGACATTGTGTCGCGTATGAACCCATTGATCACACACTTGTTAAATACGCACTACATTCAGGCTGACGAAATGGAAATGGGCCTGAAGTTGGACAAAGGACAGTATTTAGCTGGGAATAACAGCCATACAATTTTCGGCATTGGGTCATTGTTGTTCGGAAGCCTTTTTGAGACTACAGCAGTCCCTGATCTACGTCAGCAGGCGAGTACAATTGCTTCGTGCTTCTAAAAGTATCTTCAGAGTGGTTTGTTTTAATTCGGAAACACGTTTGTTAACTTGATGGGATTTAGCATGACCAAATTCAGCTGTTGCCATTTGGGTTTATCCTGCAAAAAATCCGGACTTAATTCGGTGTCGTGTAAATGTTTGACGTGATCGCGTCAGCGAGCATGTCAACGTCGGGCGCTGCGGTCCCGCGGGGGACCGCAGCGATGTGAGATCGGTACAAAAACAATGATGCCAGTGACAGCCTAATGTGGGGCGGAGCTTCTTTGCGTTCTTTGGGTCTTTGCGTTCAAAAAAAAACCGCCACACAAACGCCTTTGCAGGCAACTTCTTACCGGGCGTAGCTTCTCTGCTCTAACTACTGCAACTCAAGCACTCTGCATCTAACGTACACACCTCTTTGAATTTTTTGCGCGATGCCTCGTTCACCGTAAATTTTATCGGTTCCGAAGCTGCTTTCGTTCTTAAGTAGTACATCCCCGTCTTCAATCCTTTTTTCCATGCGTAAAAGTGCATGGAAGTGAGTTTACTGAATGTAGGGTTCTCAATAAATAGGTTCAAAGACTGCGACTGGCAGATGTAGGGGCTTCTATCTGCCGCCATGTCGATGATGGCCTTCTGCTTTATTTCCCACACTGTCTTATATAACTGCTTCATCTCAAAGGGGATTTCTTCAATATGTTGTATAGATCCATTAGCCAGCAAAATCGCTTGTTTGATGTCTTCATTCCACAAGTTCATCTTCACAAGGTCTGCCAGCAGATACTTGTTGATGACAATAAACTCACCTGACAGAACTCTGCGTGTGTATAGATTGGAGGTCAGCGGCTCTATGCATTCGGTATTTCCCAATATCTGCGATGTGGATGCTGTAGGCATCAATGCTAGTAGGAGAGAATTTCGTATTCCATGCTCTGCGACCTGTGCTTTAAGAGCTTCCCAATCCCAACGTGGACCGGGACTGACACCCCACATATCATACTGGAAGATTCCTTCTGATACAGGAGAGCCCGCATAAGTTTCATAAGCACCTTCTTCACGAGCAAGCTCCATGGAGGCTGTCATCGCCCCAAAATAGATTGTCTCAAAGATATCCTTATTAAGCTGTGCAGCATCTTCAGATTCAAATGGCATCCGCAGCAACATAAACACGTCGGCAAGCCCTTGCACTCCTATACCGATAGGACGATGGAGAAGATTTGACTGACGCGCCTCAGCAACGGGGTAATGATTCCCTACGATAATCTTATTCAAATTGCGGGTGATAGTTTTAGTGACTTCAAAGAGCTTATGATGATCAAATACACCATTAACAATATATCTTGGAAGTGCTATCGATGCCAAATTGCATACAGCGATCTCGTCCGGGGAGGTATATTCAACAATTTCAGTACATAAGTTGCTGGATTTGATGGTCCCTAAATTCTGCTGATTGGATTTATTGTTGCAGGCATCCTTGTAAACCATATAAGGAGTTCCGGTTTCGATCTGCGCTTCTAAAATCTTTGTCCAAAGTTCCTGTGCTTTCATTGTCCTTCGGGCTTTTCCTTCTTGCTCATACCGTGTGTACAATGCTTCAAAGGCTTCACCCCAGCAGTCATCTAAGCCTGGAGCTTCATTCGGACAAAAAAGCGACCACTGTCCATTTTCTTCGATACGTTGCATGAACAGGTCCGGAATCCACAAGGCGGTAAATAGGTCGCGCGTACGCAGTTCCTCTTTGCCGGTATTTTTACGCAGGTCCAGAAAAGACACAATATCGGCATGCCAAGGCTCGAGGTAGACAGCAAAGGATCCTTTGCGCTTGCCGCCTCCCTGATCTATATACCGGGCAGTATCGTTATAAACCCTTAACATGGGAATGATTCCATTGGAACTTCCCCCTGTTCCGCAGATATAGGAGCCTGTGGCCCTAACATTATGGATACTTAACCCTATGCCCCCGGCAGATTGCGAAATTTTTGCGCACGCTTTTAACGTGTCAAAGATCCCTTCAATGCTATCTTCCTTGATTTGGAGCAATAGGCAAGACGACATCTGCGGGTTGGGTGTGCCTGCATTAAACAAGGTAGGTGTGGCATGCACAAAATAACGTTCGCTCATCAAATTATATGTCTCTATAGCTGCCGGTATATCTTGTTTATGGATGCCTATAGCTACCCTCATCAGAAGATGCTGGGGACGTTCTACAGTTTTTCCATGCATTTTTAGAAGATATGACCTTTCGAGCGTTTTAAATCCAAAATAGTTAAAGGCAAAATCCCGGTCGTAGATGATGGCTGCATCAAGTATTTCAGAGTTTTCTTGAATAATAGCATAGACATCGGCTGCTATCAGAGGGGCGCTTTTATCTGATTTACCATCTCTGTAGTAATACAAGGCTTCTATCGTTTGTGAAAATGATTT
This Parachlamydiales bacterium DNA region includes the following protein-coding sequences:
- a CDS encoding FAD/NAD(P)-binding protein, with translation MTKQRIAIIGAGFSGLSVLVHLVAATNKPLQILLFERSGQPGLGAGYGTQSPHHLLNVRAGQMGAFADRSDDFFVWLLHNEGYWREQSPYYKHLSISPYGFLPRHLYGLYLADLLKKTLAQAQTKGIEVEVHPQEIIGATTTPSESWVLQAMDGSQYITDYIVISTGVSPTKRFSFETAQLIESKRYFHSIWNKAFYTNTFDCDSVAIIGSGLTAVDALASLYAAKYPGKITVISKHGHFPLAHPIHPPVPLKDFLIDSTPKDGIVLLDEIRNLLACGVDWIQLIDTLRPYTSVLWQSSSKKAKQQFMRHLFSLWNKHRHRMAPENSQMIQNMISSGQLQVMAGNVQNVELLDDQRYNISYSSGKSFETDCVLNCTGPSYDIVSRMNPLITHLLNTHYIQADEMEMGLKLDKGQYLAGNNSHTIFGIGSLLFGSLFETTAVPDLRQQASTIASCF
- a CDS encoding ribonucleoside-diphosphate reductase subunit alpha, giving the protein MFILKRDGRRQEVKFDKVTSRIQRLCYGLDQVHVDPILVAKKVIEGIYDGVTTSELDNLAAEVAATLASKHPDYALLAARIAISNLHKNTNKSFSQTIEALYYYRDGKSDKSAPLIAADVYAIIQENSEILDAAIIYDRDFAFNYFGFKTLERSYLLKMHGKTVERPQHLLMRVAIGIHKQDIPAAIETYNLMSERYFVHATPTLFNAGTPNPQMSSCLLLQIKEDSIEGIFDTLKACAKISQSAGGIGLSIHNVRATGSYICGTGGSSNGIIPMLRVYNDTARYIDQGGGKRKGSFAVYLEPWHADIVSFLDLRKNTGKEELRTRDLFTALWIPDLFMQRIEENGQWSLFCPNEAPGLDDCWGEAFEALYTRYEQEGKARRTMKAQELWTKILEAQIETGTPYMVYKDACNNKSNQQNLGTIKSSNLCTEIVEYTSPDEIAVCNLASIALPRYIVNGVFDHHKLFEVTKTITRNLNKIIVGNHYPVAEARQSNLLHRPIGIGVQGLADVFMLLRMPFESEDAAQLNKDIFETIYFGAMTASMELAREEGAYETYAGSPVSEGIFQYDMWGVSPGPRWDWEALKAQVAEHGIRNSLLLALMPTASTSQILGNTECIEPLTSNLYTRRVLSGEFIVINKYLLADLVKMNLWNEDIKQAILLANGSIQHIEEIPFEMKQLYKTVWEIKQKAIIDMAADRSPYICQSQSLNLFIENPTFSKLTSMHFYAWKKGLKTGMYYLRTKAASEPIKFTVNEASRKKFKEVCTLDAECLSCSS